Proteins encoded in a region of the Cyclopterus lumpus isolate fCycLum1 chromosome 23, fCycLum1.pri, whole genome shotgun sequence genome:
- the nfyba gene encoding nuclear transcription factor Y, beta a isoform X1, translating to MDGDSSTTDASQLGITGEYMASGHYVLQSQDDDGEENLNDHDDGGIKENFREQDIYLPIANVARIMKNAVPQTGKIAKDAKECVQECVSEFISFITSEASERCHQEKRKTINGEDILFAMSTLGFDMYVEPLKLYLQKFREQPSWQQTEHQAAGLPDVLGTSTRTWAMKGEKGIPGVAVGDGLGDELTDDSFTNPLPAGIITADGQQQNVMVYTTSYQQIPTVQQIQFS from the exons aTGGACGGAGACAGCTCGACCACCGACGCCTCCCAGCTGGGCATCACTGGGGAGTACATGGCATCCGGTCACTACGTCCTCCAGTCCCAAGATG ATGACGGAGAGGAGAATCTGAATGACCACGACGATGGCGGCATCAAGGAGAATTTCAGAGAGCAGGACATCTACCTCCCCATTGCTAACGTGGCTCGCATCATGAAGAACGCTGTTCCTCAGACCGGAAAG ATCGCGAAAGACGCCAAGGAGTGCGTGCAGGAATGCGTGAGCGagttcatcagcttcatcacgTCGGAGGCGAGCGAGCGCTGCcaccaggagaagaggaagaccaTCAACGGGGAGGACATCCTGTTCGCCATGTCCACGCTGGGCTTCGACATGTACGTGGAGCCGCTGAAGCTCTACCTGCAAAAGTTCAGAGAG CAGCCCAGCTGGCAACAGACAGAGCACCAAGCAGCTGGGTTGCCAGATGTGTTGGGAACTTCAACAAGAACATGG GCCATGAAGGGGGAGAAGGGGATTCCCGGAGTGGCGGTGGGAGACGGCCTGGGAGACGAGCTCACAGACGACAGCTTCA CAAATCCACTGCCGGCTGGGATCATCACAGCGGACGGTCAGCAGCAGAACGTCATGGTGTACACCACCTCGTATCAACAG ATTCCCACCGTGCAGCAGATCCAGTTTTCATGA
- the nfyba gene encoding nuclear transcription factor Y, beta a isoform X2, whose amino-acid sequence MDGDSSTTDASQLGITGEYMASGHYVLQSQDDDGEENLNDHDDGGIKENFREQDIYLPIANVARIMKNAVPQTGKIAKDAKECVQECVSEFISFITSEASERCHQEKRKTINGEDILFAMSTLGFDMYVEPLKLYLQKFREAMKGEKGIPGVAVGDGLGDELTDDSFTNPLPAGIITADGQQQNVMVYTTSYQQIPTVQQIQFS is encoded by the exons aTGGACGGAGACAGCTCGACCACCGACGCCTCCCAGCTGGGCATCACTGGGGAGTACATGGCATCCGGTCACTACGTCCTCCAGTCCCAAGATG ATGACGGAGAGGAGAATCTGAATGACCACGACGATGGCGGCATCAAGGAGAATTTCAGAGAGCAGGACATCTACCTCCCCATTGCTAACGTGGCTCGCATCATGAAGAACGCTGTTCCTCAGACCGGAAAG ATCGCGAAAGACGCCAAGGAGTGCGTGCAGGAATGCGTGAGCGagttcatcagcttcatcacgTCGGAGGCGAGCGAGCGCTGCcaccaggagaagaggaagaccaTCAACGGGGAGGACATCCTGTTCGCCATGTCCACGCTGGGCTTCGACATGTACGTGGAGCCGCTGAAGCTCTACCTGCAAAAGTTCAGAGAG GCCATGAAGGGGGAGAAGGGGATTCCCGGAGTGGCGGTGGGAGACGGCCTGGGAGACGAGCTCACAGACGACAGCTTCA CAAATCCACTGCCGGCTGGGATCATCACAGCGGACGGTCAGCAGCAGAACGTCATGGTGTACACCACCTCGTATCAACAG ATTCCCACCGTGCAGCAGATCCAGTTTTCATGA